The following are from one region of the Stenotrophomonas lactitubi genome:
- the pdhA gene encoding pyruvate dehydrogenase (acetyl-transferring) E1 component subunit alpha, which produces MTVAAEFKIEYLQYLDTDGTLVRDDLPEALRDPRALLPMFKQMLFVRVFDGKSIALQRTGKLGTYAACLGHEAAHVGIGASMQKDDVFAPSYREYGAMFMRGVRPHDVLMYWGGDERGNDYGGNAAKDFPFCVPISTQCLHAAGAALKFKLNKEPQIAVAVCGDGGSSKTDFYAALNSAGAYKLPLILCIVNNGWAISVPRSAQTGAETLAQKGLAGGLHCLQVDGNDLIAVMAAMLQARERALAGDGGTVLELMTYRLSDHTTADDARRYRDDAEVKDAWQREPMLRLRKYLTNAGVWSEEEEAAWTAECGKRVDEEVNLYLNTPVQPVEAMFDFLYADPPQDLLAQRAQAIALEQRHG; this is translated from the coding sequence ATGACGGTTGCCGCTGAGTTCAAGATCGAATACCTGCAGTATCTGGACACGGACGGCACGCTCGTCCGCGATGATCTGCCCGAAGCCCTGCGCGACCCGCGCGCGTTGCTGCCGATGTTCAAGCAGATGCTGTTCGTGCGCGTGTTCGACGGCAAGTCGATCGCGCTGCAGCGCACCGGCAAGCTGGGCACCTACGCCGCCTGCCTCGGCCACGAAGCCGCGCATGTGGGCATCGGCGCCTCGATGCAGAAGGACGACGTGTTCGCACCGTCCTACCGCGAGTACGGCGCGATGTTCATGCGTGGCGTGCGCCCGCACGACGTGCTGATGTACTGGGGCGGCGACGAGCGCGGCAACGACTACGGCGGCAATGCGGCCAAGGACTTCCCGTTCTGCGTGCCGATCTCCACCCAGTGCCTGCACGCCGCAGGCGCTGCGCTGAAGTTCAAGCTCAACAAGGAACCGCAGATCGCGGTGGCCGTGTGCGGCGACGGCGGCAGCTCCAAGACCGACTTCTACGCTGCGCTGAATTCGGCCGGCGCCTACAAGCTGCCGCTGATCCTGTGCATCGTCAACAACGGCTGGGCCATCTCGGTCCCGCGTTCGGCGCAGACCGGTGCCGAGACGCTGGCACAGAAGGGCTTGGCTGGCGGCCTGCACTGCCTGCAGGTGGACGGCAACGATCTGATCGCGGTGATGGCGGCCATGCTGCAGGCGCGCGAACGTGCGCTGGCCGGCGACGGCGGCACCGTGCTGGAACTGATGACCTATCGCCTGTCCGACCACACCACCGCCGATGACGCGCGCCGCTACCGCGACGACGCCGAAGTGAAGGATGCCTGGCAGCGCGAGCCGATGCTGCGCCTGCGCAAGTACTTGACCAACGCCGGTGTCTGGAGCGAGGAAGAAGAAGCTGCCTGGACCGCCGAGTGCGGCAAGCGCGTGGACGAGGAAGTGAATCTGTACCTCAACACGCCGGTGCAGCCGGTCGAGGCGATGTTCGATTTCCTCTATGCCGACCCGCCGCAGGACCTGCTGGCCCAGCGCGCCCAGGCGATCGCCCTGGAGCAGCGCCATGGATGA
- a CDS encoding alpha-ketoacid dehydrogenase subunit beta, with protein sequence MDEIKNGASSAHTNAADSAAVARGEQNMTDTPITLIEAITQALAWELEHDKSVLVLGEDVGVNGGVFRATAGLQQRFGADRILDTPLDETTIAGLTIGLAAQGMKPVAEAQFDGFMYPMVDHIICHAARLRYRTRGRLHCPMVLRVPWGGGIRAPEHHSEANEAIFTNVPGLRVVLPSSPQRAYGLLLAAIREPDPVIYMEPKRIYRQYKEVVVNDGEALPLDVCFVLRDGTDVTLVTWGAQVKEALEAADKLAGEGISAEVIDVATLRPLDFATIAESVAKTGRCVIVQEAPKTAGFGAEIAARLAEESLYDLLAPVERVTGYDTHIPLFRLEMKYLPSVERIVAAAKRAVAAG encoded by the coding sequence ATGGATGAGATCAAGAACGGCGCGTCCAGCGCGCACACCAACGCCGCCGACAGCGCTGCCGTCGCGCGCGGAGAACAGAACATGACCGACACCCCGATCACCCTCATCGAAGCCATCACCCAGGCACTGGCCTGGGAGCTGGAGCACGACAAGTCGGTGCTGGTGCTGGGCGAAGACGTGGGCGTCAACGGCGGCGTGTTCCGCGCCACCGCCGGCCTGCAGCAGCGCTTCGGCGCCGACCGCATCCTCGACACCCCGCTGGATGAAACCACCATCGCCGGCCTCACCATCGGCCTGGCCGCGCAGGGCATGAAGCCGGTGGCCGAAGCCCAGTTCGATGGCTTCATGTACCCGATGGTCGACCACATCATCTGCCACGCCGCGCGCCTGCGTTACCGCACCCGTGGCCGCCTGCACTGCCCGATGGTGCTGCGCGTGCCGTGGGGTGGTGGCATCCGTGCGCCGGAACACCACAGCGAAGCCAACGAAGCGATCTTCACCAACGTGCCGGGCCTGCGCGTGGTGCTGCCGTCCTCGCCGCAGCGCGCCTATGGCCTGCTGCTGGCCGCGATCCGCGAGCCGGATCCGGTGATCTACATGGAGCCCAAGCGCATCTATCGCCAGTACAAGGAAGTGGTCGTCAACGACGGCGAAGCCTTGCCGCTGGACGTGTGCTTCGTGCTGCGCGACGGCACCGACGTGACCCTGGTGACCTGGGGTGCGCAGGTGAAGGAAGCGCTGGAAGCGGCCGACAAGCTGGCCGGCGAAGGCATCAGTGCCGAAGTCATCGACGTGGCCACGCTGCGTCCGCTGGACTTCGCCACCATCGCCGAGTCGGTGGCCAAGACCGGCCGCTGCGTGATCGTGCAGGAGGCCCCGAAGACTGCGGGCTTCGGCGCGGAAATCGCCGCACGCCTGGCCGAGGAATCGCTGTACGACCTGCTGGCTCCGGTCGAGCGCGTTACCGGCTACGACACCCACATTCCGCTGTTCCGCCTGGAGATGAAGTATCTGCCGAGCGTGGAGCGGATCGTGGCGGCGGCAAAGCGCGCGGTGGCGGCAGGCTGA
- a CDS encoding helix-turn-helix transcriptional regulator: MSRALRLTQLLQVLRRHRRPVAGQALADELGVSLRTLYRDIETLREQGADLRGEAGVGYQLEPGDVLPPLTLPPAEIDALVLGLRWVAARTEPALAEAARDALARIAHVLPAARREALRDSGLRVGPSRTAAKVPPARLQAVREAVGTQQRLQFAYEDAQGRRSERVVWPFALGYFDEVPMLAAWCEGREDFRHFRLDRIRHVRALPDHYLVPRATLLRRWQKAQGIAPDWLDRS, encoded by the coding sequence ATGTCGCGCGCGCTGCGTCTGACCCAACTGCTGCAGGTGCTGCGCCGCCATCGCCGGCCGGTGGCCGGGCAGGCGCTGGCCGATGAACTGGGCGTCAGCCTGCGCACGCTGTACCGCGATATCGAAACGCTGCGCGAACAGGGCGCCGACCTGCGCGGGGAAGCCGGTGTCGGCTACCAGCTGGAACCCGGCGACGTGCTGCCGCCGCTGACCTTGCCACCGGCGGAGATCGACGCGCTGGTGCTGGGCCTGCGCTGGGTGGCGGCACGCACCGAGCCGGCGCTGGCCGAGGCCGCGCGTGATGCGTTGGCACGCATCGCGCACGTGCTGCCGGCAGCACGCCGCGAAGCACTGCGTGACAGCGGCCTGCGGGTGGGTCCTTCGCGTACGGCGGCGAAGGTGCCCCCGGCGCGCCTGCAGGCCGTGCGCGAAGCCGTGGGCACGCAGCAGCGGCTGCAGTTCGCCTATGAAGATGCACAGGGGCGGCGCAGCGAGCGCGTGGTCTGGCCGTTCGCGCTGGGATACTTCGATGAAGTGCCGATGCTGGCGGCGTGGTGTGAGGGCCGCGAGGACTTCCGCCATTTCCGCCTGGATCGCATCCGCCATGTGCGCGCACTGCCGGATCACTATCTTGTGCCGCGCGCCACCTTGCTACGGCGCTGGCAAAAGGCGCAGGGCATCGCCCCGGATTGGCTGGACCGTTCGTGA
- a CDS encoding SH3 domain-containing protein → MRARLLGAYRSQYPNPLRFRTGQIVEVGVRDEEWPAFAWVRTSDGRAGWAPVAWLQLLDDGRAEALRDDDARELDVENGEMVKLHHEHGGWWWSERANGATGWLPARELELLEENCK, encoded by the coding sequence ATGCGGGCCCGCCTTCTCGGGGCTTACCGCAGCCAGTATCCCAACCCGCTCCGGTTCCGCACCGGCCAGATCGTCGAAGTAGGCGTACGTGACGAGGAATGGCCGGCGTTTGCCTGGGTGCGCACCAGTGATGGGCGCGCCGGATGGGCACCGGTAGCGTGGTTGCAGCTGTTGGACGATGGTCGCGCAGAAGCCCTGCGCGACGATGACGCCCGCGAGCTGGATGTGGAGAACGGCGAGATGGTCAAGCTTCATCACGAACACGGCGGGTGGTGGTGGTCCGAGCGCGCCAATGGCGCGACGGGCTGGTTGCCTGCCCGCGAACTGGAACTGCTGGAAGAGAACTGCAAATGA
- a CDS encoding GGDEF domain-containing protein, whose amino-acid sequence MTDQPDPRPAPGTAIGPPARVRAVVDDGRGDRVVLQGGNSVALQQLFAGADAPEPLLAAFANGMATLPGELGDMGDRLQSAQASADWPRYGRAMRQLIDKYIRTIDQHSPDGQPDSLRLSEQLRLLLGGAVVALLQHDPDLREQAQALAVRLRQWQPGAALEPIEQGARELGHQIGVRAESWQEQQALLLELFALLLENVSELLDDRSWLQGQIAAVRQLLAGPLEAESVERTRAELREVIYKQGLLRQGIDDSKAAMRSLMGEFIERMDGMAASTGEYHDRIGSYALQLREARSIADLNHLLQEVMQDTGKVQQQAAQARDHLASARQEVERAEQRINQLEQDLRAAGDLARIDPLTQALNRRGLDELLQRELARAARNNSPLGLAVIDLDDFHQTNDEHGHAGGDALLQHLVSVCRLLLRATDGIARLGGDEFVLVLPETPGADSMATVQRLQRSLAHRVLTVQDRRVPVHFSAGLSQWQPGDDADTLLRRADDALYVAKREGKNRVHAG is encoded by the coding sequence ATGACGGACCAGCCCGACCCCCGCCCTGCCCCCGGCACCGCCATCGGACCGCCCGCGCGCGTGCGCGCGGTTGTCGATGACGGGCGCGGCGATCGGGTGGTACTGCAGGGAGGGAACAGCGTGGCGTTGCAGCAGCTGTTTGCCGGAGCCGATGCACCCGAGCCACTGCTGGCTGCCTTCGCCAATGGCATGGCCACCCTGCCCGGCGAGCTGGGCGACATGGGCGACCGCCTGCAGTCGGCGCAGGCCAGTGCCGACTGGCCGCGCTATGGCCGGGCGATGCGGCAGCTGATCGACAAATACATCCGCACCATCGACCAGCATTCGCCCGATGGCCAGCCCGACAGCCTGCGCCTGTCCGAACAGCTGCGGTTGCTGCTGGGCGGCGCGGTGGTGGCGCTGCTGCAGCACGATCCTGATCTGCGCGAGCAGGCGCAGGCGTTGGCCGTGCGCCTGCGCCAATGGCAACCGGGCGCGGCACTGGAGCCGATCGAACAAGGTGCGCGCGAGCTGGGTCACCAGATCGGCGTGCGCGCCGAAAGCTGGCAGGAACAGCAGGCGTTGTTGCTTGAGTTGTTCGCACTGCTGCTGGAGAACGTCAGCGAGCTGCTGGATGACCGCAGCTGGCTGCAGGGCCAGATCGCAGCCGTGCGCCAACTGCTGGCCGGGCCGCTGGAAGCCGAATCTGTCGAGCGCACCCGCGCCGAGCTGCGCGAGGTGATCTACAAGCAGGGCCTGCTGCGGCAGGGAATCGACGATTCGAAAGCAGCCATGCGTAGCCTGATGGGCGAGTTCATCGAGCGCATGGACGGCATGGCTGCCAGTACCGGTGAATACCACGACCGCATCGGCAGCTACGCGCTGCAGCTGCGCGAGGCGCGCAGCATCGCCGACCTCAACCACCTGCTGCAGGAAGTGATGCAGGACACCGGCAAAGTGCAGCAGCAGGCGGCGCAGGCGCGCGATCACCTGGCCAGCGCGCGGCAGGAAGTGGAGCGCGCCGAGCAGCGCATCAACCAGCTGGAACAGGATCTGCGCGCGGCCGGCGATCTGGCACGTATCGATCCGCTGACCCAGGCCTTGAACCGGCGTGGTCTGGATGAACTGCTGCAACGCGAGCTGGCCCGCGCCGCCCGCAACAACTCGCCGTTGGGGCTGGCAGTGATCGATCTGGATGATTTCCACCAGACCAACGACGAACACGGCCACGCCGGCGGCGACGCGCTGCTGCAGCACCTGGTGTCGGTGTGCCGCCTGCTGCTGCGTGCCACCGATGGCATCGCCCGGCTGGGTGGCGACGAGTTCGTGCTGGTACTGCCGGAAACCCCCGGCGCGGACAGCATGGCCACGGTGCAGCGGCTGCAGCGTTCACTGGCGCATCGCGTGCTGACCGTGCAGGACCGGCGGGTACCGGTGCATTTCAGTGCCGGGCTTTCGCAATGGCAGCCGGGCGACGATGCCGATACGTTGCTGCGACGCGCCGATGACGCCCTGTATGTGGCCAAGCGCGAAGGCAAGAACCGGGTGCACGCCGGATAG
- a CDS encoding ABC1 kinase family protein: protein MNRRSQILRLLMRYRHSGVFSGMNLDAAGSHTDVPPDGNPEQFVSDLEALGPTFVKLGQMLSTRPDMVPVEFATALERMQEKVAEIPVERIHAIVEQELGAPVNKLFAAFDPQPLGCASIAQVHRAVLHDGREVAVKVQKPEVAAQLRSDLEVLRSFALAADHLTQIGRRVRLRDWLNEFSKTLMQELDYHAEAENLSRFGRHLKPFRRLWIPQPLWDYCSHRVLTMELASGVRVDAIPDVRRTEQAMDPLAAALIRGYLDQIFVHGEIHADPHPGNLRVLPDGRLAIFDLGMVAHMPPRLRERLLKILFAAVDGRGEEVADDLISISTRLEAFDEERYLRETGQLIARYAASANFSEGRVVLDMVRIATSSGLRTPPELSLLGKALLNLETVCRLLAPDLDTRRIVERQLQHVMRARLKKSLSAANLASEAMEVQQLLRDGPRKLSDIMALLAENRLQMKVTGLEESRLMENLQKIANRVAAGIISAALIMAAAMMMKIDTGWHVLGYPAIALVLLLIGVVLGLGIVTSALLFDRRARSREERGHR from the coding sequence ATGAACCGGCGCAGCCAGATCCTGCGCCTGTTGATGCGCTACCGCCATTCCGGCGTGTTCTCCGGCATGAACCTGGACGCTGCCGGCAGTCACACCGATGTGCCCCCCGACGGCAATCCCGAGCAGTTCGTCAGTGACCTGGAAGCGCTGGGGCCAACCTTCGTCAAGCTCGGGCAGATGCTGTCCACCCGCCCGGACATGGTACCGGTGGAGTTCGCCACCGCGCTGGAGCGGATGCAGGAGAAGGTCGCCGAGATCCCGGTGGAACGCATTCATGCCATCGTCGAACAGGAACTGGGCGCGCCTGTGAACAAGCTGTTCGCCGCATTCGATCCGCAGCCGCTGGGTTGCGCGTCGATCGCCCAGGTGCATCGCGCGGTGCTGCATGACGGCCGCGAGGTCGCGGTGAAAGTGCAGAAGCCGGAAGTGGCCGCGCAGCTGCGTTCGGATCTGGAAGTGCTGCGCAGCTTCGCCCTGGCCGCCGACCATCTGACCCAGATCGGTCGCCGCGTGCGCCTGCGCGACTGGCTCAACGAGTTCTCCAAGACCCTGATGCAGGAGCTGGACTACCACGCCGAGGCTGAGAACCTGTCGCGCTTCGGTCGCCATCTGAAGCCGTTCCGGCGCCTGTGGATTCCGCAGCCGCTGTGGGATTACTGCAGTCATCGCGTGCTGACCATGGAACTTGCCAGCGGCGTACGCGTGGATGCCATTCCCGATGTGCGCCGTACCGAACAGGCGATGGACCCGCTGGCGGCGGCGCTGATCCGCGGCTATCTGGACCAGATCTTCGTGCACGGCGAGATCCATGCCGATCCGCACCCGGGCAATCTGCGGGTACTTCCCGATGGGCGCCTGGCGATCTTCGATCTGGGCATGGTCGCGCACATGCCGCCGCGCCTGCGCGAGCGACTGCTGAAGATCCTGTTCGCCGCCGTCGATGGCCGTGGCGAGGAAGTGGCCGACGACCTGATCAGCATCAGCACCCGGCTGGAGGCGTTCGATGAAGAGCGTTACCTGCGCGAGACCGGCCAGCTGATCGCGCGCTATGCGGCCAGCGCGAATTTCTCCGAAGGACGTGTGGTGCTGGACATGGTGCGCATCGCCACCTCGTCCGGATTGCGTACGCCGCCGGAGCTGAGCCTGCTCGGCAAGGCGCTGCTCAATCTTGAAACCGTATGCCGCCTGCTGGCACCGGACCTGGATACGCGGCGCATCGTCGAGCGCCAGTTGCAGCATGTGATGCGCGCGCGCCTGAAGAAATCGCTGTCGGCGGCCAACCTGGCCAGCGAAGCCATGGAGGTGCAGCAACTGCTGCGCGACGGACCGCGCAAGCTCTCGGACATCATGGCGCTGCTGGCCGAGAACCGCCTGCAGATGAAGGTGACCGGGCTGGAAGAGTCGCGACTGATGGAGAACCTGCAGAAGATCGCCAACCGTGTTGCGGCCGGCATCATCAGCGCAGCGTTGATCATGGCGGCGGCGATGATGATGAAGATCGATACCGGCTGGCATGTGCTCGGCTATCCCGCCATCGCCTTGGTGCTGCTGTTGATCGGCGTGGTGCTTGGGCTGGGCATCGTGACCAGCGCATTGCTGTTCGATCGGCGTGCGCGTTCGCGCGAGGAACGTGGACATCGATAG
- a CDS encoding dihydrolipoamide acetyltransferase family protein, protein MSQTKNFNLPDLGEGLPDATIVEWFVKEGDVIKLDEPLVSMETAKAVVEVPSPFSGTVLKLSGAAGDIIPTGAVLASFALDPNLPQRADGQDTGHSHGHAAPAAPAAPTPPPLPTAAAPVAAEEAKPAAAERDDAGTVVGAMQSSNAVHAEQALAVGGVKAVPAVRATARKLGVDLSRVRATGTDGAVTMADVKQAAADGSAKIGAAPAAVAAPAAAAPAPAQVAAPVQSDARTPLSAAGKPMRTQPPGVVAKGQPEPLKGVRRNMARVMADAHSKVVPTTLNDDADIHAWLPGNDVTARLVRSIVVAAQKVPAMNAWFDGEALTRTLHAQVDIGIAVDTDDGLFVPALRNADMLDARGIREGVNRLREQVEARSIAASELSGYTISLSNFGMFAGRYATPVVVPPCVAIVGAGRARHQMTPVMGGVEAHKVIPLSVTFDHRAATGGEAARFLRAMMDDLALAS, encoded by the coding sequence ATGAGCCAGACCAAGAACTTCAACCTGCCCGACCTGGGCGAAGGCCTGCCGGACGCGACCATCGTCGAGTGGTTCGTCAAGGAAGGCGATGTGATCAAGCTGGACGAGCCGCTGGTCTCGATGGAGACCGCCAAGGCCGTCGTCGAAGTGCCCTCGCCGTTCTCCGGCACGGTGCTGAAGCTGTCCGGCGCTGCCGGCGACATCATCCCGACCGGCGCGGTGCTGGCCAGCTTCGCGCTGGACCCGAACCTGCCGCAGCGCGCTGACGGCCAGGACACCGGCCACAGCCACGGTCATGCCGCTCCGGCGGCTCCGGCCGCACCGACGCCGCCGCCGCTGCCGACCGCAGCCGCCCCGGTAGCTGCTGAAGAAGCCAAGCCGGCGGCCGCCGAGCGTGATGACGCCGGCACCGTGGTCGGCGCGATGCAGAGCTCCAACGCGGTGCATGCCGAACAGGCGCTGGCCGTTGGCGGCGTCAAGGCCGTACCGGCCGTGCGTGCCACCGCGCGCAAGCTGGGCGTGGACCTGAGCCGCGTGCGTGCCACCGGCACCGATGGCGCGGTGACCATGGCCGACGTCAAGCAGGCCGCTGCCGATGGCAGCGCGAAGATCGGCGCCGCACCGGCAGCGGTTGCTGCACCGGCTGCTGCCGCACCGGCTCCGGCGCAGGTGGCCGCGCCGGTACAGTCCGACGCACGCACCCCGCTGTCTGCCGCTGGCAAGCCGATGCGCACCCAGCCGCCGGGCGTGGTCGCCAAGGGCCAGCCGGAACCGCTGAAGGGCGTGCGCCGCAACATGGCCCGCGTCATGGCCGATGCGCACAGCAAGGTCGTGCCGACCACGCTGAACGACGACGCCGACATCCACGCCTGGCTGCCGGGCAACGACGTCACCGCGCGCCTGGTGCGCTCGATCGTGGTCGCCGCGCAGAAGGTGCCGGCGATGAACGCCTGGTTCGACGGTGAAGCGCTGACCCGCACCCTGCATGCGCAGGTGGACATCGGCATCGCCGTTGATACCGACGACGGCCTGTTCGTGCCGGCGCTGCGCAATGCCGACATGCTGGATGCCCGTGGCATCCGCGAAGGCGTGAACCGTCTGCGCGAGCAGGTGGAAGCGCGTTCGATCGCGGCGTCGGAACTGAGCGGCTACACCATCTCGCTGTCCAACTTCGGCATGTTCGCCGGCCGCTACGCGACCCCGGTCGTGGTGCCGCCGTGCGTGGCCATCGTCGGTGCCGGCCGTGCCCGCCACCAGATGACCCCGGTGATGGGCGGCGTGGAAGCGCACAAGGTCATTCCGCTGTCAGTGACCTTCGACCACCGCGCCGCCACCGGCGGTGAAGCGGCCCGCTTCCTGCGCGCGATGATGGATGATCTGGCGCTGGCAAGCTGA
- a CDS encoding DUF808 domain-containing protein encodes MAGASLFALLDDIASLLDDVSVLTKVAAKKTAGVLGDDLALNAQQVTGVNANRELPVVWAVAKGSLVNKVILVPAALAISALEAWLHSRGWNVPLIVPLMMIGGAFLCFEGVEKLAHRFLHSADEDAEHQAERRKALADAQVDMVAWEKDKVKGAIRTDFILSAEIIVLSLGVVATASFINQVSTLVVIALAMTVFVYGLVAGIVKLDDLGLYLSRKGAALAAVGRGLLVSAPWLMKFLSVAGTAAMFLVGGGILVHNVPALHHAVQALGGEGQWGWLVNAMGNMVVGIIAGAIVLAVVTGVQKLRGK; translated from the coding sequence ATGGCCGGTGCCAGCCTGTTTGCCCTGCTCGACGATATCGCCTCCCTGCTCGACGACGTCTCGGTGCTGACCAAGGTCGCCGCCAAGAAGACCGCCGGCGTGCTGGGCGACGACCTGGCGCTGAACGCGCAGCAGGTGACCGGCGTCAACGCCAACCGCGAACTGCCGGTGGTGTGGGCGGTGGCCAAGGGCTCGCTGGTGAACAAGGTGATCCTGGTGCCGGCTGCGCTGGCGATCAGCGCATTGGAAGCCTGGCTGCACAGCCGTGGCTGGAACGTACCGCTGATCGTGCCGCTGATGATGATCGGCGGTGCCTTCCTGTGCTTCGAGGGCGTGGAGAAGCTGGCGCACCGTTTCCTGCATTCCGCCGACGAGGACGCCGAACACCAGGCTGAGCGGCGCAAGGCGCTGGCCGATGCGCAGGTGGACATGGTCGCGTGGGAGAAGGACAAGGTGAAGGGCGCGATCCGCACCGACTTCATCCTCTCGGCCGAAATCATCGTGCTGTCGCTGGGTGTGGTCGCCACGGCGTCGTTCATCAACCAGGTCAGTACCCTGGTGGTGATCGCGCTGGCGATGACCGTGTTCGTCTATGGGCTGGTGGCCGGCATCGTCAAGCTGGACGACCTGGGCCTGTACCTGTCGCGCAAGGGCGCGGCGCTGGCGGCGGTCGGCCGTGGTCTGTTGGTGTCGGCACCATGGCTGATGAAGTTCCTGTCGGTGGCCGGAACCGCGGCGATGTTCCTGGTCGGCGGCGGCATCCTGGTGCACAACGTGCCGGCGCTGCACCACGCGGTGCAGGCGCTGGGCGGTGAAGGCCAGTGGGGCTGGCTGGTCAACGCGATGGGCAACATGGTGGTCGGCATCATTGCCGGTGCGATCGTGCTGGCGGTGGTGACCGGCGTGCAGAAGCTGCGCGGCAAATAG
- a CDS encoding Rossmann-fold NAD(P)-binding domain-containing protein, whose product MRVMLLGATGLVGGLALPMLLDDPRCRAVVAPTRRPLDLRDPKLHAPVLDFDQLPDAPGWAPVDAVVCALGSTMAQAGSREAFYRIDHDYPLAFARLARTQGARAFVLNSAAGANPGSAIFYSRVKGELERDLRALGFASLTLVRPGLIGGHRPQARRGEQFALQVLGALRPVLPRAWRINPATRIARALVNAALAPAPGEHVVASKDLVD is encoded by the coding sequence ATGCGTGTGATGTTGCTGGGGGCGACCGGACTGGTGGGCGGGCTGGCCCTGCCGATGCTGCTGGACGACCCGCGCTGCCGCGCGGTGGTGGCCCCGACCCGGCGGCCGCTGGACCTGCGTGACCCGAAACTGCACGCCCCGGTGCTGGACTTCGATCAGTTGCCGGATGCGCCGGGCTGGGCACCGGTGGATGCGGTGGTATGCGCGCTGGGCAGCACGATGGCCCAGGCGGGAAGCCGCGAGGCTTTCTACCGGATCGACCACGACTACCCGCTCGCCTTCGCCCGCCTGGCCAGGACCCAGGGCGCCCGTGCCTTCGTACTGAATTCGGCGGCGGGTGCCAATCCGGGTTCGGCCATCTTCTACAGCCGGGTAAAAGGCGAGCTGGAGCGCGACCTGCGCGCGCTGGGCTTTGCTTCGCTGACTCTGGTCCGGCCGGGCCTGATCGGCGGCCACCGCCCACAGGCGCGCCGTGGCGAACAGTTCGCCCTGCAGGTGCTGGGTGCATTGCGGCCGGTGCTGCCGCGTGCGTGGCGTATCAACCCGGCCACGCGTATTGCGCGGGCGCTGGTGAACGCGGCACTGGCGCCGGCACCGGGCGAGCACGTGGTGGCTTCGAAAGACCTGGTGGACTGA
- a CDS encoding VOC family protein: protein MFKPSTLLQYVRDVATSATFYSGILGKPPVEQSPGFALFLLGDGAALGLWQRDDVQPPVTAEAGAAELAMVVADAATVHRMHDEWRALGVQITQAPVTLEFGHTFVGVDPDGHRLRVYSRAEGMVARN from the coding sequence ATGTTCAAGCCCAGCACCCTGCTGCAGTACGTGCGCGACGTCGCCACCAGCGCCACCTTCTACAGCGGCATCCTCGGCAAACCACCGGTCGAGCAGTCGCCCGGCTTCGCCCTGTTCCTGCTTGGTGATGGCGCCGCACTGGGCCTGTGGCAACGCGATGACGTGCAGCCGCCTGTCACTGCCGAGGCAGGTGCAGCCGAGCTGGCGATGGTGGTGGCGGATGCAGCAACGGTGCATCGCATGCACGACGAATGGCGCGCGCTTGGCGTGCAGATCACCCAGGCACCGGTGACGCTGGAATTTGGCCACACCTTCGTCGGCGTCGATCCCGATGGCCACCGCCTGCGTGTCTACAGCCGCGCCGAGGGCATGGTCGCGCGGAATTGA